Within Brachyhypopomus gauderio isolate BG-103 chromosome 4, BGAUD_0.2, whole genome shotgun sequence, the genomic segment ACAAGAACAACATTTTCTCCTCACGGATCATTTACTCGttcagtttttttctttctttctggaaACTGGAATCAATGGAAAATAAATCCATAACACATTTAAAGAAATGCGTGTTTGGGTGTCCGGTCTTAATCTCTTTTTTTAAATCAGGTTACAGAGCTTAGAGAAGAAGACTCTCGTTGAAGCTGGTGAGACTCCAGCCGTCATCTATGAGATGAAGAGACAGGTGGAGTCATTCAGGGAGAAGCTGGAGGTAGATGTACAGATCATACACACAGTGCTCAGTCCGGTCCATTTCTGTCACTATCCGCAATCACCCTAAAAAGCCCGtatttaaatgtcattccaCTCACTGCTTGGTCAGAAAGAGACCTGGGTCCCTACTATGTCAtgtcaggctccgccccctcctgtTTGTCTTGTTTCTTGTTCATATCCCCGCCCTCTTTGATAGTTATCAGCTTTTTCCAGTTTGGTTTTTTTCTTACTTTGTCAGTCAATTTAGCAATAATATTAGGTCTTTTTCATATTGTGATCTTTTAATGTTTCAAGAGTTGTACGCTTCTTTTATGTTTATTGGTTTTAGGTCATAATATACTCCCTTGTATTCCtgtgtttagataaatataagTATCTTGGTGTTTCATGTTTCtgttcatgtatgttcatccTCACTCTATGTTAATGTAGATATTCTGGTGCCTGTGTTCTTGTGTTAGTGCAGGTATTCtggtgtctgtatctgtgtgtgttttactccTGTGGTCGTATGTATCTATTAAAGACACCCTCACATGTGCATCCAGCCTTTTCCGGCCATACGTAAAATACTAAAGCATCTCTCTGATTGTGGGACTGACCGCTGGTTCTCCTCGACATGTCCACATTTCTCTACAGAGTGTGGAGTACCTGAGCTGGCTGGGCCTGTATAAAGAGCCGGACCGGGGTACCCACAAGCCCTCACCATTTTACCACAAGCGAACACTGCGCAAGACACGTGAGGAGTGTGAACATGTGAGGGAAAAGTTCCTCCAGATGAGGCAAGTTGGTCATTGGTGACTGGAAGTCATGTGAAAGGTTGGTCACTTCAAGCAAATAATTAACAGTCATAGTCTTCCCACAGTTCCCTGGAGGTCTCTGAGGAAGTGAGACAATACCTTAAGACACCTACCTTTGACAACTGGTGAGAACTTATTTACCGGACCCTATATTAAGTATCATGACAAAATTACACACAAAAAAGCAAGTTGCACTATTACAGCATATAGTGCTTGACAGTGGACTAGTACCTGGTTTGTACCttgaataaatgtgtgtgtcccTTGTGCTTTAGGAGACAAAGACCATATTCTGTTTTTGACAGTATCAAAGTAATATGAATGGAGTGTACCAGAATACAGAAAAGCTAAAACAAATGCACAGCAATTTTCCTTTAATGTCCAACAGGGTGATTCTAGTATTATTTCCTATTAGAGTCTAATAAAACTCAAGAGTTAGCTGCAAAGCTCAAGTGCAACAGAGTGAGGTCAGGTTTATGTTGCAGGGCTGAGCTCCATGCTGAATTATCACTTACTGAACCTTTAACCAAAGCTACTCAGTTTTGTTTCTGCTATACCTGTTTAACCAGTTCTGGTCACTCATTAAAAATATTCCACATCCGTGTCAAGAAGTATTCATAATGATCACCGTTATCACCACAGGCAGAGGCATGAACATTGCTTTAAATATTCAACATCTTCTCTCGCTGTCCTTCAGGATGTAGCAGATCATTTGCAGTCATTTTCTGGTTAAATATGCTTCTCCAGACAGAAGGCACTAAAATATTAAACATCATCAGTCTAAGTCCAATAAATGAGCTCATCACCTGCCATGCCTGCATGGGTCATCGTTACGGAAACGAAGCATGACCCCTCTGCAGCGCATAAAGAGGCCAGATGAGATTCAGTCCTTTCATCTCCCCGAAAGGCCTCATATCAATATGAATGGTTGATTCTGGGGCCTTAACAATCAATAGCAGCCCTTCTGAACAGATCACAAGGCTTTGGGCTTTGaagggtgaatttatgttgTGGGTCTTCTGACTTAGTTTTTGAACCCAGGTCTTTCATATGAACAGGGCAGGATGCAGGTTCTCTTGAGATAGGAGAGAGGCTGTGAATGTGTGTCAGCCTTGTGTCTCTGTTCAAAAAACATCACAAAAACCTGTTGGACTAATAAAGGTAATATGTGAAGGGGGCAAAGCCATGGAAAAAATTAGTTGGTGAATCCACTGTGTCCTAAATCACAATAAAGGGAATTGGCAATGTCATGCTGTAGTCAGAATGCCAAATAGGCCGTAGGGAGTaatgctcagtgtgtgtgtgtgtgtgtgtgtgtgtgtgtgtaggcaatGGGAGGATGCCGAGATCATGGTGCTGCTGCAGGTGATGTACACAGACCTGGACTTCATCTCCACCTACAACATAGAGCCAGATGTTCTCCAGAGGTTCCTCTATGAGGTCTACAAGCGCTACAACAACATCCCCTTCCACAACTTCAAACACTGCTTCTGTGTCACTCAGATggtgagagagacaaagagacagagagagagaaagtgagagagaaagtgaaaagagtggagagagaaaataagagagagagaagggggttgAAGGGTTTAAAAAGGAGGTAATTGGATTCTATTGATGTCTTGTGTACTTCAATTTTCCAGtatgacattttgttttctaCTTAGTGGAAGGACCTGGACTGAATTGAGACTACagtataatgtaaaaaacaaaactcaATCATTTAACTTTGTTCTTAGTTTACTGATATTGCACCATAAGCCAAACTAAACTTTTGTTTCTGGAAGCCGCATATGTTAAAAGCATAAGAGCTGAAATGTCAGGGAAGGGCATGGCATCACAGAGCTAATGAGGAGAAGACGGTCTGGTCTGGGCTGGTCTGGGCTGGTCTGGGTTGGTCTGGGCTAGTCTGGGCTGGTCTGGATTGGTCTAATCAACTCCATCCCTTGCTGAGCTGTGGCAGGAGGGCGGGACCTAAAGCCAGTTACCTGCCGCTCCCATTGGCTCTTCTCTTGGCAGATGTATGGACTCATATGGCTAACAGACCTGAGGAGTAAGATTGACAGCATTGATCTTTTAATCATGCTGACCTCAGCAGTCTGTCATGACCTAGACCACACTGGCTACAACAATGCCTACCAGGTGAGAAAGCCATCTTGGCATGCTTCTTACTGATGTTTGAGCATTAGTTCGATGAGGACACTGTGTTTTGCGATTCATGTTAGAAGTGCCAAGATGTTTTTCTTGATTGAGCTGTAGTTATTTCCCACCTAGAGACGATGCAGTGAGATGATGTTGTCTTTTAGATCAATGCTCGCACTGAGCTCGCCTTGAGGTACAATGACATCTCACCTTTGGAGAACCATCACTGTGCTGTAGCATTTGAGATCCTGGAGAAGGTACCTGGCTTCTGATTTTATGTCAATGCCATAATATCACTGACAAATTTCTCAGGAGATCTTTTAGTAGTTAATTTCATGTTCAGTACATTACTGATTTTACTCAAGCAGAATTAAATGTACTTAAATGCAAGAATACACAGCAGAGAATGTCATGTTtgcaataataaaaaatattaaaatatgcaAAAAACCTTGTAAAGGTCAGAGGTTTGATTTGCGTCTCCCGTAGACCGAAAGCAACATTTTCCGGAACCTGGCAACAGAGCAGTACAAGAGGATAAGAGAGGGAATTATCAAGTATGATTCACTATGTAGAGTTTCATGTTTACGTAGCCACTAGCAGCACAGTCCTGAGGTTTGAGTCTGCTCCTCACAGGTGCATCCTGGCCACAGACATGAGCAGGCACACTGAGATCCTTAACAAGTTTAAGGCCATTCTGCCTGTTTTCGACTTCAGCGCCAAGGAGCACAGAGATGTGGTAAGAGCAGACCCATTTGTTAGAATGCAGATAAGACAGACAGGAAAAAAGCTTTATTTGTGGCCAGTGAAAAATCCATTGCAGGCCTTACTCTACAGTAGGGTTGGGATTTGATGAAGATGTTTTAAGATACTTCCCGCCTGGTGCTTTTCCGTTCTAGTTGATGATGATTATGATCAAAGTGAGCGACATCTCCAATGAGGCGAGACCCATGGACGTGGCTGAACCCTGGCTGGACTGTTTGTTGCAGGAGTTTTTCAACCAGGTCACATTTGCCACAACCATTATGTCAAAAAAAAATGACGACTCCTGCTTCTTTCATTTTCTACTTTATTCTTTCTTGTGTTTTTGAGCTTAGGAACATTTACCCAGTGTCTAAGTGTGGTGAGTCCTGCGGGTACATGCTGATGCAAGTGTTTTTGGAAACTTTGTAGAGTGACATAGAAAAGCTGGAGGGGCTTCCGGTCACGCCGTTCATGGACCGAGACAAGGTGACCAAGCCTTCCTCACAAACCGGATTCATTCGCTTCGTTCTGTTCCCTCTTTTCATTGAGCTGGCCAATCTCTTTCCCTGCCTTGAGGTAAGGATGACTATGGTCCCATAAGTACCCCCCAAAGCACCAGCTAGATTGTGCACTGAAAATCTGCCTCCTCGATGCCACATGGGTTTAACGCTTTTGTGTGCGACAGCAACACATCATGGATCCTGTGAGGAAAGCCCTGGACTACTACACCGAGATGGAGAGAgcgctggagagagagaaacagaatcgCAGCCAGAGTGAAAGGTCCGCCAAGACCAAAGAGGGCGCTATGTCCAAGGAGTCTGAGGTTTCACTAGAGCCAGGGCCTGCAGGGACACCAATCACACTCTAATCATAATCCATAGGATGCAGGCTGGGAGTAGCACTGGCTGGATGACGCTAGAGTTTTACTACATAATTATTGCCCTTGGCACGCCCGACAAAATGAGCCTCCCCCAGAGGCAAAATAAACCAGCATACCACACATGAGCGA encodes:
- the LOC143511575 gene encoding high affinity cGMP-specific 3',5'-cyclic phosphodiesterase 9A-like; the protein is MVLLQVMYTDLDFISTYNIEPDVLQRFLYEVYKRYNNIPFHNFKHCFCVTQMMYGLIWLTDLRSKIDSIDLLIMLTSAVCHDLDHTGYNNAYQINARTELALRYNDISPLENHHCAVAFEILEKTESNIFRNLATEQYKRIREGIIKCILATDMSRHTEILNKFKAILPVFDFSAKEHRDVLMMIMIKVSDISNEARPMDVAEPWLDCLLQEFFNQSDIEKLEGLPVTPFMDRDKVTKPSSQTGFIRFVLFPLFIELANLFPCLEQHIMDPVRKALDYYTEMERALEREKQNRSQSERSAKTKEGAMSKESEVSLEPGPAGTPITL